A portion of the Acidisarcina polymorpha genome contains these proteins:
- a CDS encoding aspartyl protease family protein has protein sequence MRLLLTIISSLLLFASPNLHAQHSSSEIPLQPLSGGFLTVRASIAGHEGTFLFDSGSGVSNITPQFASKIGCKPWGLISGAQMTGQRLDMQRCDNLVVRLGAFQSEPGTVGVFDLAKVLPPSMSGIDGTIALDVLASCTVRFSYVHHTLQILDPGSVAKSIELSRSMPIHMVRDAEGMALTVNLPVHTTDGIAWFELDSGNTSPWVLVGRHLASNFELDPTVKTPQRISLSLTNGSSFVGSARLMDLILDGNLGTSFLMQYDVTVDLVHARAWVHPIAQ, from the coding sequence ATGAGACTTCTCCTTACAATCATCTCCTCTCTACTGCTCTTCGCCTCGCCTAACCTTCATGCACAGCATTCATCGTCAGAGATACCGTTACAACCGCTGAGCGGAGGATTTCTAACCGTCCGTGCTTCGATCGCCGGTCACGAAGGAACCTTTCTTTTCGACAGCGGAAGTGGTGTCAGCAACATCACCCCGCAGTTTGCCAGCAAGATCGGGTGCAAACCTTGGGGCTTGATTTCCGGTGCCCAGATGACCGGCCAGCGCCTCGATATGCAGCGCTGCGACAACTTAGTGGTGCGCCTAGGCGCCTTTCAATCAGAGCCGGGTACCGTCGGTGTCTTCGATCTAGCCAAAGTTCTACCACCTTCTATGAGTGGTATCGATGGTACGATCGCACTTGACGTGCTTGCATCTTGTACGGTCCGCTTCTCGTACGTCCATCACACCCTTCAGATCCTCGATCCGGGCTCCGTAGCAAAGAGTATTGAGCTGAGTCGCTCCATGCCAATCCATATGGTCCGTGATGCGGAAGGAATGGCCCTAACAGTCAATCTGCCCGTACATACCACCGATGGCATCGCTTGGTTTGAGCTTGACTCAGGCAACACAAGCCCATGGGTGCTCGTCGGGAGACATCTCGCCTCCAATTTCGAGCTCGATCCTACCGTTAAGACTCCTCAGCGCATCAGTTTGAGTCTTACCAACGGGTCTTCTTTTGTTGGTTCGGCGCGTCTTATGGACCTCATTCTCGATGGCAATCTCGGTACGAGCTTCCTTATGCAGTACGACGTCACCGTTGACCTAGTACATGCCCGGGCTTGGGTTCATCCCATCGCCCAATAG
- a CDS encoding YncE family protein — protein sequence MNKRGSSSHGQVLVVQESLNRVLIFSKDNPSERAIVQVGEKPHEIETSLDGKTAYVSNFGLLEANHKVGTPGTTISVLDVEQKRERTRFILPSGATAPHGLKIRPQHATELFTNTEEGIEEMTVFDLSTGHVIRTFPLPHGVHNFIFSADGADCYAFTTVDSVIRLDPNDGRVLSRATVPHVRGLAWTSDHSHLLVGSQGQILLLDPQDLSVTRTFIGLPVGQTFYPASSPEGNTFFVPAVLDGVLLVLDARTGRVCQRLATGSPLQAIFDGAYAWISNVKVPTSMLPPGAPERPGGLVRLNLSNFSFTVITDTEDANGIATTH from the coding sequence ATGAATAAACGTGGAAGCTCTTCGCACGGTCAAGTGCTGGTCGTGCAGGAGAGTTTGAATCGAGTTCTGATCTTTTCCAAGGACAATCCAAGCGAACGTGCAATTGTGCAGGTTGGCGAGAAGCCGCATGAGATCGAGACGTCCCTCGACGGAAAGACAGCCTACGTCTCAAATTTCGGGCTACTCGAAGCGAATCACAAAGTGGGAACGCCAGGAACGACGATTTCTGTTCTCGATGTGGAGCAGAAGAGAGAGCGTACTCGTTTCATACTTCCTTCGGGAGCCACGGCGCCTCACGGTCTCAAGATACGACCGCAGCATGCGACCGAGCTCTTCACAAACACGGAAGAAGGTATAGAAGAGATGACAGTCTTTGACCTGAGCACAGGACACGTCATTCGTACATTTCCCCTGCCCCACGGAGTTCACAACTTCATCTTCAGCGCGGATGGTGCAGACTGCTATGCTTTCACTACTGTCGATAGCGTCATTCGGTTAGACCCAAATGATGGTCGGGTACTCTCGCGAGCAACTGTCCCACATGTGAGAGGATTGGCCTGGACCAGCGATCATTCACATCTTCTCGTTGGATCCCAAGGCCAGATATTGTTATTGGACCCTCAAGATCTCAGTGTCACACGTACTTTCATAGGTCTCCCTGTGGGACAAACGTTCTATCCCGCTTCTAGCCCCGAGGGCAATACGTTCTTCGTGCCGGCGGTGCTCGACGGAGTGCTACTCGTATTGGATGCGAGAACAGGGAGGGTCTGTCAGCGTTTGGCAACGGGAAGCCCCCTCCAAGCGATCTTCGACGGGGCGTATGCCTGGATTTCAAACGTCAAAGTCCCCACTTCTATGCTTCCACCGGGGGCGCCGGAACGCCCCGGCGGACTTGTCCGCTTGAACCTTTCCAACTTTAGCTTCACAGTTATCACGGATACCGAGGATGCCAATGGTATTGCGACGACTCATTGA
- a CDS encoding DsrE family protein: MIDIPGAHETPTPALDYKVIFDLNSTADKVDDANPGLTTIAALVNTFAHFGVEPAHRHFVAIFHGPTVDLVMNDETYRKSHAGHANPNITLIKELTAAGVQLVVCGQSALQHHIDLKTIQHEVQLNFSATVTLMNLETQGYIRIEE, translated from the coding sequence ATGATCGATATTCCGGGAGCTCACGAGACACCCACTCCTGCGCTCGACTACAAGGTCATCTTTGACCTGAACTCTACAGCTGACAAAGTTGATGATGCAAATCCAGGGTTGACCACGATCGCGGCGCTCGTGAATACCTTCGCGCACTTCGGCGTTGAGCCTGCCCATCGTCACTTCGTAGCCATTTTCCATGGACCCACTGTGGACCTGGTCATGAACGACGAAACCTACCGCAAGAGCCACGCAGGACACGCTAACCCGAACATCACTCTAATAAAAGAGCTCACGGCTGCAGGAGTACAACTCGTTGTTTGCGGTCAATCTGCTCTTCAGCATCATATCGATCTGAAAACAATCCAACACGAAGTGCAGCTGAACTTTTCAGCCACAGTAACGTTGATGAATCTTGAAACGCAGGGATACATAAGGATAGAGGAGTAA
- a CDS encoding class I SAM-dependent methyltransferase, whose protein sequence is MPRPEGTFPKYVLGNSDHEQQRLKLQASIVGTWTENYLLAAGLEKGMNVLDLGSGMGDVTLLAAEIVGPSGSVTGIDRDPVVLQKAKERVQAQGHSAPVTFLHSEILNFRPKSQFDAIIGRYVLLYQPDPSRVLSHAAAFLRRGGILCFHELSFGTPASSYPATSLFGDTVKLIGEVIRRSGINPDFGLFLAKTFADAGFSRPTIKADVPVGGEAGSYIYGWATETVKTLLPVIETLGLGTAHDLQIETLAQRMEEEAVVNHSELVGPLQVGAWLRT, encoded by the coding sequence ATGCCACGACCTGAAGGTACATTCCCCAAATACGTCCTGGGTAACTCCGACCACGAACAACAGCGCCTCAAACTTCAGGCGAGCATTGTGGGAACGTGGACCGAAAACTATCTCTTGGCGGCCGGGCTTGAAAAAGGCATGAACGTGCTTGATCTCGGATCGGGTATGGGGGATGTGACGCTCCTGGCGGCAGAGATCGTAGGACCATCAGGTTCAGTCACAGGCATTGATCGCGACCCAGTTGTTTTGCAGAAGGCAAAAGAGAGAGTGCAAGCTCAGGGACACAGTGCCCCGGTAACCTTCCTTCACTCCGAAATACTGAACTTCCGCCCTAAATCGCAGTTCGACGCCATCATCGGTAGGTACGTATTGCTTTATCAACCCGACCCTTCGAGAGTTCTCAGCCACGCGGCTGCTTTCTTAAGGCGGGGTGGCATCCTCTGCTTCCACGAGTTGTCATTTGGAACACCCGCCAGCAGTTATCCCGCGACGTCGCTATTTGGAGATACCGTCAAGTTGATCGGAGAGGTAATCCGTAGGTCGGGAATCAACCCAGACTTCGGCCTGTTTCTCGCTAAGACGTTCGCGGACGCGGGCTTCTCCCGGCCTACCATCAAAGCGGATGTTCCGGTCGGCGGAGAAGCAGGCTCATACATCTATGGCTGGGCAACAGAAACTGTGAAAACATTGCTCCCCGTCATCGAGACGTTGGGCCTTGGCACGGCTCATGACCTTCAGATTGAGACCCTCGCTCAACGAATGGAAGAGGAAGCAGTGGTGAATCACAGCGAGTTGGTGGGACCTCTTCAAGTCGGGGCATGGCTTAGAACGTGA
- a CDS encoding DUF418 domain-containing protein codes for MAHVRNHETDVQEPPYEKWSSRSQHWRGLSAETAEKLGGSADTPVQRGERLQTVDVLRGFALLGILLLNIQDFAGYETITGFPPDLVRPGLSGWQAFIDWGIVTFNWLFVQSKMRGLFAMLFGAGAVLLTERIEMRGGRKRSAAIFYRRNLWLLVFGLFHGMLIWSGDILFEYSVDGLMFLYPLRRLSARKLIAVGLILWIGCGLFTRVRRVEVQLRSNADLIIAKAAVNPTTEQKRVLVATGEKRREAALAKANEVTRLERLGYLGGLRHNLDDWLGFQQFILATFAFIDTVGAMILGMGLYKAGFLTNRRPAKEYLLLALGGYAVTFAFVLTGLWHTLRDGLGPLVVAVWMSTPAPLVVPCAVLANTSVILLLMRSGSLPWAIKPLAAVGRTAFSNYILTSLICKFIFSWGPWKLYGQLEFYNCFLIVGAVWTLNLVISTLWLRSFAFGPLEWLWRSLTYWKQQPFLLRDLRA; via the coding sequence GTGGCACACGTGCGGAATCACGAAACAGACGTGCAAGAGCCTCCGTATGAGAAGTGGAGCAGTCGGTCCCAGCACTGGCGAGGTCTGTCTGCTGAGACTGCGGAGAAACTTGGCGGGTCTGCCGATACTCCCGTGCAGCGAGGAGAACGCCTGCAAACGGTCGATGTGCTCCGCGGCTTTGCCCTGCTGGGAATCCTACTACTGAACATTCAGGACTTTGCTGGGTATGAAACAATCACTGGCTTTCCGCCTGATCTGGTTAGACCCGGCTTGAGTGGCTGGCAAGCGTTTATAGACTGGGGGATTGTGACGTTCAATTGGCTTTTTGTCCAAAGCAAGATGCGCGGTCTCTTTGCTATGCTTTTCGGTGCAGGTGCGGTTCTCTTGACCGAACGCATCGAGATGCGCGGCGGTAGGAAGCGTTCTGCAGCAATCTTTTACAGGCGCAATCTCTGGCTTCTTGTCTTTGGTCTTTTCCATGGCATGCTGATCTGGTCTGGCGATATTTTGTTTGAATATTCCGTTGATGGTCTAATGTTCCTCTATCCTCTGCGACGGCTCTCCGCGCGCAAGCTGATCGCGGTGGGGCTAATCCTTTGGATCGGTTGTGGTCTCTTCACTCGCGTCAGAAGAGTGGAGGTACAGTTACGGAGTAATGCAGATTTGATCATCGCCAAGGCTGCGGTGAATCCAACGACGGAACAAAAGCGCGTGCTGGTCGCTACTGGCGAGAAGCGCCGCGAAGCTGCATTGGCAAAAGCAAACGAAGTAACGCGACTTGAGCGGCTCGGATATCTCGGTGGTTTGAGACACAACCTCGACGACTGGCTTGGGTTTCAGCAATTCATCCTGGCCACGTTCGCGTTCATCGACACCGTGGGCGCCATGATTCTGGGCATGGGACTATACAAGGCGGGCTTTCTGACCAATCGGCGGCCGGCAAAGGAATATCTACTGCTGGCGCTCGGCGGATACGCGGTCACATTTGCATTCGTGCTAACAGGGCTCTGGCACACGCTCCGTGACGGCCTTGGTCCCCTTGTGGTTGCTGTGTGGATGTCGACTCCCGCTCCGCTCGTCGTACCGTGCGCTGTACTTGCAAACACATCTGTAATCTTGCTTCTAATGCGAAGCGGGTCGCTGCCGTGGGCCATCAAGCCACTCGCTGCGGTGGGCCGCACCGCGTTCAGCAACTATATTCTGACCAGCCTGATCTGCAAGTTTATCTTCTCGTGGGGGCCGTGGAAACTCTACGGTCAACTCGAGTTCTACAACTGTTTCCTGATTGTTGGTGCAGTGTGGACTCTGAACCTTGTAATCAGCACGCTGTGGCTGCGCAGCTTCGCCTTTGGACCGCTGGAATGGCTCTGGCGCTCGCTGACCTATTGGAAGCAACAACCATTTCTCTTGCGCGACCTCCGGGCATGA
- a CDS encoding LysR family transcriptional regulator: MDFELRHLRYFVAVAEMENISRASKRLHISQPPLSRQIRYLEDAVGIPLFDRGPKMLRLTKAGGVFLHEARGILERVEDASALAKRAGQQDDARIRIGHSAAASIVALPNILREAHRLHSNAKIELRTMTTERMIRSLRRGELDLCLSVCDTVQHLNEFTVTPIDTYGLVAAVSKHHPFVDLAKVSMEALVQQPIISLTQTRHPWFNAYIKDVLSVHGSSYDVVEEHDSDDGVLAAVEAGRGVALLYDVMAHVVGRRLVLRRLAPTPRRAPLVLFHRPGQKGSFVRDIAHAARAIGVA, encoded by the coding sequence ATGGATTTTGAATTGAGGCACTTGCGTTATTTCGTGGCAGTGGCGGAAATGGAGAATATAAGCCGGGCATCGAAGCGACTGCATATCTCGCAACCACCATTGAGTCGCCAGATCCGATACCTTGAGGATGCAGTCGGAATTCCGCTATTCGATCGCGGTCCCAAGATGCTAAGACTCACGAAAGCAGGAGGAGTATTCCTCCATGAGGCACGTGGCATCCTCGAGCGCGTCGAAGATGCGTCAGCGCTCGCGAAACGAGCCGGGCAACAAGACGACGCTCGGATCCGCATCGGGCATTCTGCAGCAGCTTCCATCGTTGCTCTCCCCAACATCCTCCGAGAGGCACACAGGTTGCACAGCAATGCCAAGATCGAGTTACGTACTATGACGACCGAGCGGATGATCCGAAGCCTTCGTCGGGGAGAACTCGATTTGTGTCTCTCCGTGTGCGATACGGTACAGCACCTCAATGAGTTCACAGTCACGCCGATTGATACCTATGGTCTCGTTGCCGCTGTCTCGAAGCATCATCCCTTTGTCGACCTCGCAAAGGTGTCCATGGAGGCGTTGGTTCAACAGCCCATCATCTCCCTGACTCAGACAAGGCACCCGTGGTTCAACGCTTACATAAAAGATGTCCTGTCAGTTCATGGCTCTTCATACGATGTTGTCGAGGAGCACGATAGCGACGACGGTGTGCTTGCCGCCGTCGAAGCCGGCAGGGGCGTAGCTCTTCTTTATGACGTAATGGCTCATGTAGTGGGAAGGAGACTCGTGCTAAGGCGGCTTGCGCCCACGCCGCGCCGGGCGCCGTTGGTTCTTTTTCATCGGCCCGGACAGAAAGGCTCGTTTGTACGAGATATCGCGCATGCAGCCCGGGCAATTGGGGTCGCATAA
- a CDS encoding nuclear transport factor 2 family protein, protein MKWPIRFALTAAALSVMLSVDVYVADAQQRRLSADQAQIVSAVSAVYQAAAEDDLTKFHAVVAPGFYLYDAGKRLDGDKIMSLIKSAHAQGQKYEWNVTEPDVHVIGNTAWIAYVNQGSITDQSGTIAVMWLESAFLQRTAGIWKIGFMHSTRVPANPPPSN, encoded by the coding sequence ATGAAGTGGCCAATCCGCTTCGCGCTCACTGCGGCAGCGTTGTCAGTCATGCTTTCCGTTGATGTTTATGTCGCAGACGCACAGCAGAGGCGTCTTAGTGCAGACCAGGCCCAGATTGTCAGTGCTGTGAGTGCCGTTTACCAAGCTGCTGCCGAGGATGATTTGACCAAGTTCCATGCGGTGGTTGCGCCTGGTTTTTACCTCTACGATGCGGGGAAGCGACTCGATGGAGACAAGATCATGAGTCTGATTAAGTCAGCACATGCTCAGGGACAAAAGTATGAGTGGAATGTTACGGAACCCGATGTACACGTGATCGGTAACACGGCTTGGATCGCGTATGTAAACCAAGGAAGCATCACCGATCAGTCGGGAACTATAGCCGTCATGTGGCTTGAGTCCGCCTTTCTTCAGCGCACGGCCGGCATCTGGAAGATCGGGTTTATGCATAGTACTCGCGTTCCAGCAAATCCACCCCCTTCCAATTAA
- a CDS encoding SDR family NAD(P)-dependent oxidoreductase, which yields MSRGGGLAQRGYREIATMRECAVRKRSVADDLRALSECIGWNMDVDVLGHGCHGEAPVNHAMQQALDRTGRVDVVVNDAGIATVGITEAFTVEQFQQVFKVNQLGVLRVNRAVLPAMRRQRNGLLIHVSSACGRVVAPGLAPYHASKFALEAVADVLR from the coding sequence ATGAGCCGCGGCGGAGGGCTAGCGCAGCGTGGCTATCGCGAGATTGCGACTATGCGCGAGTGCGCGGTCCGAAAGCGGTCCGTGGCCGACGATTTACGAGCGCTTTCGGAATGCATTGGCTGGAATATGGATGTGGATGTGTTAGGACATGGATGTCACGGGGAGGCCCCCGTGAATCATGCAATGCAACAAGCACTGGATCGAACCGGGCGTGTAGACGTGGTCGTCAACGATGCCGGCATTGCTACGGTAGGCATCACCGAAGCCTTTACTGTCGAGCAATTCCAGCAGGTATTTAAGGTCAATCAGCTTGGGGTGTTGCGGGTCAATCGCGCCGTGTTGCCAGCCATGCGACGTCAGCGAAATGGTCTGCTGATTCACGTGAGCTCTGCTTGTGGAAGAGTCGTCGCCCCAGGGCTCGCACCATATCATGCGAGCAAGTTTGCCTTGGAAGCAGTAGCCGATGTGCTTCGCTAG
- a CDS encoding SDR family oxidoreductase → MSLNGKRVVVMGGATGIGFAIAELAHNQGASVVVGSSNEEKVRTASSRLRDATGYAVDLRDESSVRDFFKQVAEFDHLAITAGDWGGPMFVSVHDLDLKQAQELLSVRFWGALSAVKHCCQTIARNGSITLTSGMIGHRPRKGAPIMAAVGGAVEHLTAGLAMDLNPVRVNAVNPGYVLTEQLKRLPEAALQSAVASLPIPRAATPQEAAQAYLYLMLNNYATGQTLSVDGGGLLV, encoded by the coding sequence ATGTCACTTAACGGAAAACGGGTTGTTGTGATGGGTGGTGCGACCGGCATCGGTTTTGCCATTGCAGAGCTCGCTCACAATCAGGGTGCATCTGTTGTTGTTGGTTCTAGCAATGAAGAGAAGGTCCGAACTGCTTCTTCGCGTTTGCGGGATGCGACGGGCTACGCTGTCGATCTTCGAGATGAAAGCAGCGTTAGAGATTTCTTCAAGCAGGTAGCTGAGTTCGATCATCTTGCAATTACAGCAGGTGACTGGGGCGGACCAATGTTCGTTTCCGTCCATGACCTTGACCTGAAACAGGCGCAGGAACTTCTGTCAGTACGTTTCTGGGGTGCCCTTAGCGCGGTGAAGCATTGTTGCCAAACGATCGCCCGGAACGGTTCGATCACGCTAACAAGTGGCATGATTGGTCACCGGCCAAGGAAGGGTGCGCCGATTATGGCCGCGGTCGGCGGAGCGGTAGAACACCTGACCGCGGGCCTCGCTATGGACCTCAACCCCGTGCGGGTTAATGCTGTGAATCCGGGGTACGTCCTTACAGAGCAACTAAAGCGACTCCCGGAAGCAGCGTTGCAATCAGCGGTGGCGAGCTTGCCCATTCCCCGCGCCGCGACTCCACAGGAAGCCGCCCAGGCCTATCTTTACTTGATGCTCAACAACTACGCCACAGGCCAGACCCTATCCGTGGATGGAGGAGGATTGCTGGTCTGA
- a CDS encoding winged helix-turn-helix transcriptional regulator: MAVALATDAETIVRVLAILHRKWTVHILCRVIADPVRLGQLRRAIPTASKKGLTASLRLLEEADIISRRDLSDSRLHVEYELNEAIRKPLTELLNCLVGASVVLACSDDRRPIQRGPTSGGF; the protein is encoded by the coding sequence ATGGCAGTTGCTCTCGCTACAGACGCGGAGACGATTGTTAGGGTACTCGCAATTCTGCACCGGAAGTGGACAGTCCATATTCTCTGTAGAGTCATCGCAGATCCGGTGCGACTTGGCCAACTAAGGCGCGCAATCCCCACTGCTTCGAAGAAGGGACTCACCGCAAGTCTCCGTTTGCTGGAGGAGGCTGACATCATTAGTCGTCGAGATCTAAGTGATTCGCGCTTGCATGTGGAATACGAATTGAATGAAGCGATACGAAAACCGCTAACGGAGCTGTTGAACTGCCTTGTAGGTGCATCCGTTGTTCTAGCTTGCTCCGACGATCGGCGGCCGATTCAAAGGGGGCCTACATCTGGTGGTTTTTGA